In one Pseudomonas sp. MM211 genomic region, the following are encoded:
- a CDS encoding hybrid sensor histidine kinase/response regulator encodes MEIPLTQRLSFKQAGVTVLVAFIIGTLLSLVQIGVDYASEDAAINREIRALMEISHNPAARIAYNIDAELAQELVAGLLRSPAVTGARIVDSNGESLASTTQPAAESNYRIFSDFLFGNSRHFETRLSVEHAPDEQLGMLQLDIDTYAFGSNFLKRAMLTLVNGFARSLLLSVILLVLFYFMLTKPLNQVIQSIASRDLRTPDRTRLPCPPGHERDEIGVLVAVANRQLASISTEIEQRRNAEDRLTDYLGELEAIVSARTVELKAANSRLSRSNEELKQARHDALAMAQARSIFLANMSHEIRTPLNGLLGMLALSLESTLSSEQRQQLSIAHDSGKVLVDLLNDILDLSKFEAGQLELEHIAFDPGALVEGTASLLSQNALPGVELTCLIDPNLPAQLLGDPTRVRQIISNLLSNALKFTREGRVDIRISAEADRVRIEVCDTGIGIAADAQARIFQPFTQAGADITRQFGGTGLGLALTRRLCEAMHGKLELVSTPGSGSRFSATLPLPSLQAAPTPPQLAGRVLAICSANTGLAELLPMQVNRWGLGYQRLDSALQASDIDADVLISDCPTCMERLRQQTTTPIILVTAYGSFLDAEQARALAPLEQVARPLTRHHLLQALGRALQQPSENASGPQVRAAAPCKQARVLLVEDNPVNQLVAKGMLSKQGLEVTLANNGEQALERLQEEPVDLVLMDCNMPVMDGYEASRRIRANPAWQHLPIIALTANALSEERERCLAAGMSDYLAKPFRREELLALLDQWLPN; translated from the coding sequence ATGGAAATCCCACTGACACAGCGGCTGTCATTCAAACAAGCTGGCGTTACCGTCCTGGTGGCGTTCATCATCGGAACGCTGCTCAGCCTGGTGCAGATAGGCGTCGATTATGCCAGTGAAGACGCCGCCATCAACCGCGAGATTCGTGCGCTGATGGAGATCAGCCACAATCCTGCCGCACGTATCGCCTACAACATCGACGCCGAGCTGGCCCAGGAATTGGTCGCTGGCTTGCTGCGCTCGCCCGCCGTGACCGGCGCACGCATCGTCGACAGCAATGGCGAGTCCCTGGCCAGCACCACGCAGCCAGCAGCGGAAAGCAACTATCGAATATTCAGCGACTTCCTGTTCGGCAACAGCCGCCATTTCGAAACCCGCCTGTCGGTCGAGCATGCCCCTGACGAGCAACTGGGCATGCTGCAACTGGACATCGACACCTACGCATTCGGCAGCAACTTCCTCAAACGCGCGATGCTGACCCTGGTCAATGGCTTCGCCCGCAGCCTGCTGCTCTCGGTGATTCTGCTGGTGCTGTTCTATTTCATGCTGACCAAGCCACTGAACCAGGTGATCCAGTCAATCGCCAGTCGCGACCTACGCACCCCGGATCGCACCCGCTTGCCCTGTCCGCCCGGACACGAGCGCGACGAAATCGGTGTTTTGGTGGCAGTTGCCAACCGCCAGCTCGCCAGTATCTCCACTGAAATCGAACAACGACGCAACGCCGAGGATCGACTGACCGATTACCTCGGTGAGCTGGAAGCTATCGTTTCCGCCCGCACGGTGGAGCTCAAGGCTGCCAACAGCCGTCTCAGCCGTTCCAATGAAGAGCTGAAACAAGCCCGCCACGACGCCCTGGCCATGGCCCAGGCACGCTCCATATTTCTGGCCAACATGAGCCATGAGATCCGTACTCCGCTGAACGGCTTGCTAGGCATGCTGGCGTTGTCTCTGGAAAGCACACTGAGCAGCGAACAGCGCCAGCAACTGTCGATCGCCCATGATTCGGGCAAGGTACTGGTCGATCTGCTCAACGACATTCTCGATCTGTCGAAATTCGAGGCCGGGCAGTTGGAGCTGGAGCACATCGCCTTCGACCCAGGCGCACTGGTGGAGGGTACCGCCAGCCTGCTGTCACAGAATGCCCTGCCCGGCGTGGAGCTGACCTGCCTGATCGACCCAAACCTGCCCGCCCAGTTGCTCGGCGATCCGACGCGGGTAAGGCAGATCATCAGCAACCTGCTGTCCAACGCCCTGAAGTTCACCCGCGAGGGGCGTGTCGATATCCGCATCAGCGCCGAGGCGGATCGGGTTCGCATCGAGGTCTGTGACACCGGCATCGGCATTGCCGCCGATGCTCAGGCACGCATCTTCCAGCCCTTTACCCAGGCAGGCGCGGACATTACTCGTCAGTTTGGCGGTACCGGCCTGGGCCTGGCACTGACCCGCCGCCTGTGCGAGGCCATGCACGGCAAGTTGGAGTTGGTCTCTACGCCTGGTAGCGGCAGCCGCTTCAGCGCGACATTACCGTTGCCGAGCTTACAAGCGGCCCCTACCCCTCCACAGCTGGCGGGGCGAGTACTGGCCATCTGTAGCGCCAACACCGGCCTGGCCGAATTGCTACCCATGCAGGTCAACCGCTGGGGCCTGGGTTACCAGCGCCTGGACAGCGCCCTGCAGGCCAGCGACATTGATGCCGATGTGCTGATCAGCGATTGCCCGACCTGCATGGAACGTCTACGCCAGCAGACCACCACGCCAATCATTCTGGTCACTGCATACGGCAGCTTCCTCGATGCCGAGCAAGCCCGTGCCTTGGCACCATTGGAGCAGGTAGCCAGACCACTCACCCGACATCACCTGCTGCAGGCGTTGGGCCGCGCCTTACAGCAGCCGTCCGAGAACGCGAGCGGACCACAGGTACGCGCAGCAGCACCCTGTAAACAAGCACGTGTGCTGCTGGTCGAGGACAATCCGGTCAACCAGTTGGTGGCCAAAGGCATGCTCAGCAAACAGGGCCTGGAAGTAACGCTGGCCAACAACGGTGAGCAGGCGCTGGAGCGACTGCAGGAAGAGCCTGTCGACTTGGTGCTGATGGACTGCAACATGCCAGTGATGGACGGTTACGAAGCTAGCCGACGCATACGCGCCAACCCGGCGTGGCAGCACCTACCCATCATCGCCCTTACCGCCAATGCGCTTTCCGAAGAACGCGAGCGTTGTTTGGCTGCGGGCATGAGTGACTACCTGGCGAAACCCTTCCGCCGTGAGGAGCTACTCGCACTGCTCGATCAATGGTTGCCAAACTAG
- a CDS encoding glutathione peroxidase, producing MSQDLLAIPCTTITGEQKSLADFAAKAILVVNTASQCGFTPQYQGLESLWKQYADKGLVVLGFPCNQFGKQEPGDEKAISSFCELNFGVSFPLFRKIEVNGDGAHPLYVQLKHQAPGLLGTQRIKWNFTKFLISGDGRKVTRYAPTTKPQALSAAIEAMLDG from the coding sequence ATGAGCCAAGACCTGTTGGCGATACCCTGTACCACTATCACTGGCGAGCAGAAGAGCCTGGCGGACTTCGCTGCCAAGGCGATTTTGGTGGTCAATACCGCCAGCCAGTGCGGCTTCACCCCGCAGTATCAGGGGCTGGAAAGCCTTTGGAAGCAGTACGCCGACAAGGGCCTGGTGGTGCTCGGCTTTCCGTGCAATCAGTTCGGCAAGCAGGAGCCAGGCGACGAGAAGGCGATCTCCAGCTTCTGCGAGCTGAATTTCGGGGTAAGTTTCCCGCTGTTCCGCAAGATCGAGGTAAATGGTGATGGCGCGCATCCGCTGTACGTGCAACTCAAGCACCAGGCGCCCGGCCTGCTGGGCACGCAGCGTATCAAGTGGAATTTCACCAAGTTCCTGATCAGTGGCGATGGCCGCAAGGTGACGCGCTATGCACCCACCACCAAGCCCCAGGCACTGAGTGCCGCTATCGAAGCGATGCTCGATGGCTGA
- a CDS encoding MarR family winged helix-turn-helix transcriptional regulator — protein MADLKLDQHLCFKLYAASRMVVRAYKPMLDRLQLTYPQYLAMLVLWEWDETPPAQPTVKALGERLLLDSGTLTPLLKRLQHAGLVERQRCAQDEREVHLRLTAAGRQLQGRVPALKRELLCEHGVDSQELEPLRMQLDMLLQRMRSLRD, from the coding sequence ATGGCTGATCTGAAACTTGACCAGCATCTGTGCTTCAAACTGTATGCCGCATCCCGCATGGTGGTGCGTGCCTACAAGCCGATGCTCGACAGGCTGCAACTGACCTACCCCCAGTATCTGGCCATGTTGGTGCTCTGGGAGTGGGATGAAACGCCGCCTGCGCAGCCGACCGTTAAGGCGCTGGGAGAACGCCTTCTGCTCGATTCGGGCACCCTGACGCCATTGCTCAAACGTTTGCAGCACGCGGGCCTGGTTGAGCGTCAGCGTTGTGCGCAAGATGAGCGTGAAGTGCATCTGCGCCTTACCGCCGCCGGTCGCCAGCTACAGGGCCGCGTACCGGCATTGAAGCGAGAGTTGCTCTGTGAGCACGGGGTCGATAGCCAGGAACTGGAGCCACTGCGCATGCAACTGGATATGCTCCTGCAGCGCATGCGCAGCCTGAGGGATTAG
- the msrB gene encoding peptide-methionine (R)-S-oxide reductase MsrB, whose amino-acid sequence MSKLEKPLETWREELSDIQFNVCRLGGTERPFTGEYHDSKVPGVYECVCCGTPLFDSEAKFDSGCGWPSYFQPLNAEVITELEDFSHGMHRIEVRCMKCDAHLGHVFPDGPRPTGQRYCINSASLKHVPREA is encoded by the coding sequence GTGAGCAAGCTCGAAAAACCACTGGAAACCTGGCGTGAGGAGTTGTCGGACATTCAGTTCAACGTCTGTCGTCTGGGGGGGACGGAACGTCCGTTCACCGGGGAGTACCACGACAGCAAGGTGCCGGGCGTTTATGAGTGCGTGTGTTGTGGCACGCCATTGTTCGACTCCGAGGCCAAGTTCGATTCCGGCTGTGGCTGGCCCAGTTACTTCCAGCCGCTGAATGCCGAGGTCATCACCGAGCTGGAAGACTTCAGCCATGGCATGCACCGTATCGAAGTGCGCTGCATGAAGTGTGATGCTCACCTTGGTCACGTATTTCCCGACGGCCCGCGGCCGACCGGACAGCGCTATTGCATCAATTCTGCGTCGCTCAAGCACGTGCCTCGCGAGGCATAG
- a CDS encoding GAF domain-containing protein: MIDLSEKGAGLDGYPLLTAQLDALLSGERDFIANAAQFSAFVFHELEGLNWAGFYLVKDDELVLGPFQGKVACVRIPFGRGVCGAAAASLQTQRVEDVHAFAGHIACDSASNSELVIPLIKDGRLIGVLDLDSPLLGRFSEVDQRGIEGLAAVLLGASDC, encoded by the coding sequence ATGATCGATTTGAGTGAAAAAGGAGCAGGCCTCGACGGCTACCCGTTATTGACTGCTCAACTCGATGCGCTGTTGAGCGGCGAGCGCGATTTCATTGCCAACGCCGCGCAGTTCAGTGCCTTCGTCTTTCACGAGCTGGAAGGGCTCAATTGGGCCGGTTTCTATCTGGTCAAGGACGATGAGCTGGTGCTCGGGCCGTTTCAGGGCAAAGTCGCCTGCGTACGCATTCCGTTTGGGCGCGGTGTGTGTGGTGCGGCGGCAGCGTCGTTGCAAACCCAGCGGGTGGAGGACGTGCATGCTTTCGCCGGGCATATCGCTTGCGACAGTGCGTCCAACAGTGAATTGGTCATCCCGCTCATCAAGGATGGCCGGCTGATTGGCGTGCTGGATCTGGATAGTCCGCTGCTTGGGCGATTCAGCGAGGTTGATCAGCGTGGTATCGAAGGCCTCGCGGCCGTGTTGCTAGGCGCGAGTGATTGCTGA
- a CDS encoding ATP-binding protein — translation MDSRLFDFLQRADSVLTRLEPLLPAIREPLDWQQSLAARWQREGRSGYLQPLKVSLDMSLSDLIGVDTQREQLARNTRQFVQGMPANHALLWGARGTGKSSLVRALLAEHAGAGLRLIEIERDHLADLPRVVEQLMKLPQRFILFCDDLSFEAGEGDYRVLKSVLDGSLERSPENVLLYATSNRRHLVPERESDNANTKMVDGELHPNEAVEDKIALSDRFGLWLSFYPFTQQHYLDVVRHWIEVQAAGADLQWQWSEDLEKLAVRWATGRGNRNGRCAYQFARQWVGLQLLETSR, via the coding sequence GTGGATTCCCGTTTGTTTGATTTTCTCCAGCGTGCCGACAGTGTTCTGACACGCCTGGAGCCGCTGCTGCCTGCGATTCGCGAGCCACTCGATTGGCAGCAAAGTCTGGCCGCGCGCTGGCAGCGTGAAGGGCGCAGTGGCTATCTGCAGCCGCTGAAAGTGAGCCTGGACATGAGCCTCAGCGACCTGATTGGTGTCGACACCCAGCGTGAACAGCTGGCGCGCAATACCCGCCAGTTCGTGCAGGGCATGCCTGCCAACCACGCGCTACTGTGGGGGGCGCGGGGCACCGGCAAATCGTCACTGGTACGTGCGCTGCTGGCCGAGCATGCAGGCGCCGGTTTGCGCCTGATCGAAATCGAGCGCGACCACCTGGCCGATCTGCCGCGGGTAGTGGAACAACTGATGAAACTGCCGCAGCGTTTCATCCTGTTCTGCGATGACCTGTCGTTCGAGGCGGGAGAGGGCGATTACCGGGTGCTCAAGAGCGTGCTCGACGGCTCCCTTGAGCGTTCGCCGGAAAACGTGCTGCTGTACGCCACCTCCAACCGCCGCCACCTGGTGCCGGAGCGTGAGAGTGACAACGCCAATACCAAGATGGTCGATGGCGAACTGCACCCGAACGAGGCCGTCGAGGACAAGATCGCCCTGTCGGATCGCTTTGGCCTGTGGCTGTCCTTCTATCCCTTCACCCAGCAGCATTACCTGGATGTGGTGCGTCACTGGATCGAGGTGCAGGCGGCGGGCGCTGACCTGCAGTGGCAGTGGAGCGAAGACCTGGAAAAACTTGCCGTGCGTTGGGCTACCGGGCGCGGCAATCGCAACGGCCGCTGTGCCTATCAATTCGCCCGCCAGTGGGTGGGCCTGCAACTACTGGAGACGTCGCGATGA